A region from the Eptesicus fuscus isolate TK198812 chromosome 1, DD_ASM_mEF_20220401, whole genome shotgun sequence genome encodes:
- the LOC129147067 gene encoding peroxisomal biogenesis factor 19-like: MAAAEGDCGVGADVDQELEELLESALDDFYKARPSPAPPPATTAPDASGPQKRSPGDTAKDALFASQEKFFQELFDSELASQATAEFEKAMKELAEEEPHLVEQFQKLSEAVGRVGSDVTSQQEFTSCLKETLSGLAKNATDLQNSGMSEEELTKAMEGLGMDEGDGEGNILPIMQSIMQNLLSKDVLYPSLKEITEKYPEWLQSHRESLPPEQFGKYQEQHSVMGKICEQFEAETPTDSETTHKARFETVLDLMQQLQDLGHPTKELAGEMPPGLNFDVDALSLSGPPDANGEQCLIM; this comes from the coding sequence ATGGCCGCCGCGGAGGGGGACTGTGGGGTCGGGGCTGACGTGGACCAGGAATTGGAAGAGCTTCTGGAAAGTGCTCTTGATGATTTCTATAAGGCCAgaccctccccagcaccccctcctgccACCACGGCCCCTGATGCTTCAGGGCCCCAGAAGAGATCGCCAGGAGACACTGCCAAAGATGCCCTCTTTGCCTCCCAAGAGAAGTTTTTCCAGGAACTGTTCGACAGTGAGCTGGCTTCCCAAGCCACTGCAGAGTTCGAGAAGGCAATGAAGGAGTTGGCTGAGGAAGAGCCCCACCTGGTGGAGCAGTTCCAAAAGCTCTCAGAGGCTGTGGGAAGAGTGGGTAGTGATGTAACTTCCCAACAAGAATTCACTTCTTGCCTAAAGGAGACACTAAGTGGACTGGCTAAAAATGCCACTGATCTGCAGAACTCAGGCATGTCAGAAGAGGAGCTGACCAAGGCCATGGAAGGACTGGGCATGGATGAAGGGGATGGTGAAGGGAACATCCTCCCCATCATGCAGAGCATCATGCAGAACCTACTGTCCAAGGATGTGCTGTACCCATCACTGAAGGAGATCACAGAAAAGTATCCAGAATGGTTGCAGAGTCACCGGGAATCTCTACCTCCAGAACAGTTTGGAAAATATCAGGAACAGCACAGTGTCATGGGCAAGATATGTGAGCAGTTTGAAGCAGAGACCCCCACAGACAGTGAGACCACTCATAAGGCTCGTTTTGAAACAGTGCTGGACCTTATGCAGCAGCTACAGGATTTGGGCCATCCTACAAAAGAGCTGGCTGGGGAGATGCCTCCTGGCCTCAACTTTGACGTGGATGCCCTCAGTCTATCAGGCCCACCAGATGCCAATGGCGAACAGTGTCTGATCATGTGA